A genomic stretch from Gemmatimonadaceae bacterium includes:
- a CDS encoding HD domain-containing protein has translation MLHDVGKIHEIFEPILKKPGRLTPDERAIMELHPLKSVELAEKVSELEDVLPAIRHHHENWDGTGYPDRLAGTDIPLGARIIMFADTIDAMTTDRPYRKRLRR, from the coding sequence TTGCTCCATGACGTCGGAAAGATCCACGAGATCTTCGAGCCAATCCTAAAGAAGCCAGGGCGCCTCACGCCTGATGAGCGCGCTATCATGGAGCTGCATCCGCTTAAAAGTGTTGAACTCGCTGAGAAAGTTAGCGAGCTTGAGGACGTACTTCCGGCTATCAGACATCATCATGAGAACTGGGACGGCACGGGTTATCCAGATCGCTTGGCAGGTACGGATATCCCGCTTGGAGCACGCATCATCATGTTCGCGGACACGATCGACGCTATGACGACGGATCGACCGTATCGAAAGCGATTACGGAGGTAG
- a CDS encoding AAA family ATPase: MARPRPHFQASPLRLGSTGALPTHDASGQPMIRLQTLGAAVLMVGDLRLSAAAGTLFSVLVRLSGTPGMMLSREVLRRSLWPDQEEVRQRANLRQALYKLRGFGVRVTMHGDVVLLDETQVLRSFSRERTAETFERDVTLGHEPFGPFLPGFAVPWPEFQEWIDVQREAVHADVRRVLIDQLRRRRERADWGGADALARWLLQFDPLNEEATLTVAECTALSGSKTEALAILDRYLAELGPAAGDIRLPATMLRKRIAEPASRGRLSFAPTERHFVGRDAELASLTLSMRRARWHDGSAVLLHGPPGIGKSRLGHELDKVATIEGIRVVQTSCRESDLLRPLSVFLDVLPELMSHAGALGCAPESLAALRRLVPAERWSGDPPGDATAPRAPMPMAASLRRSIIDLLSAVSDERPLLLIVEDVHWIDEHSWDVLADLIDRASAMRVFLLMTSREPHARPQRPQRVPLGLDVHRVPPLSSDSCLLLSRAIGDDLAATITDDLGEWFVRASEGIPLFLRALVSHWIETGEAGGVPPTLQGVIEQRLSQLSGDALRVLQTAALLGKWATCERVALVLQQSASTTIGNISELESNGMLVSTVHFALLVMS; this comes from the coding sequence ATGGCCCGACCCCGTCCGCACTTCCAGGCCAGTCCACTCCGACTGGGCAGCACCGGTGCCCTTCCCACGCACGATGCGTCGGGACAACCGATGATTCGACTGCAGACGCTTGGCGCCGCCGTGCTCATGGTGGGCGACCTGCGACTCAGTGCGGCGGCCGGGACGCTGTTCTCGGTGTTGGTGCGACTGAGTGGCACGCCGGGCATGATGCTGAGTCGCGAGGTGCTGCGGCGATCGTTGTGGCCGGATCAGGAAGAGGTCCGACAGCGCGCGAATCTGCGGCAGGCGCTGTACAAGCTGCGGGGATTCGGCGTGCGCGTCACGATGCACGGTGACGTGGTGCTGCTGGATGAGACGCAGGTGTTGCGTTCGTTTTCCCGCGAACGTACGGCGGAGACGTTTGAACGGGATGTGACCTTGGGTCACGAGCCCTTCGGTCCCTTTCTGCCGGGCTTTGCGGTGCCGTGGCCGGAGTTTCAGGAGTGGATCGATGTGCAGCGCGAGGCGGTGCACGCCGATGTGCGTCGGGTGTTGATCGACCAATTGCGTCGTCGCCGAGAGCGAGCCGATTGGGGTGGTGCCGACGCGCTGGCGCGCTGGCTGCTGCAATTCGATCCCCTGAATGAGGAAGCGACGCTGACGGTGGCCGAGTGCACGGCGTTGTCGGGCTCGAAGACGGAGGCGCTGGCCATCCTCGACCGGTATCTGGCCGAGTTGGGGCCTGCGGCCGGCGACATTCGATTGCCGGCGACGATGTTGCGCAAGCGTATTGCGGAACCCGCGTCGCGAGGTCGGCTGTCGTTTGCCCCCACCGAGCGCCATTTCGTGGGGCGCGACGCGGAGCTGGCCTCGTTGACGTTGTCGATGCGGCGCGCCCGGTGGCACGACGGCAGCGCGGTGTTGCTGCACGGGCCGCCGGGGATCGGCAAGAGCCGGCTGGGGCACGAACTCGACAAGGTGGCGACCATCGAGGGCATCCGTGTGGTGCAGACGTCGTGTCGGGAAAGCGACCTGCTGCGGCCGTTGTCGGTGTTTCTCGATGTGTTGCCGGAGTTGATGAGCCATGCCGGCGCACTGGGGTGCGCCCCGGAAAGCCTGGCGGCGCTGCGGCGCCTGGTACCCGCTGAACGATGGAGCGGTGATCCGCCCGGCGATGCGACGGCGCCGCGCGCGCCGATGCCGATGGCGGCGTCCCTGCGTCGCTCGATCATCGACTTGCTGTCGGCGGTGTCGGATGAGAGGCCGCTGTTGCTGATCGTGGAAGACGTCCACTGGATCGACGAACACTCGTGGGACGTGCTGGCCGATCTGATCGATCGCGCGAGCGCGATGCGGGTGTTCCTGCTGATGACCTCGCGCGAGCCCCACGCGCGTCCGCAGCGACCGCAGCGCGTGCCGCTGGGGCTGGACGTGCATCGGGTGCCGCCACTGTCCTCGGACAGCTGCCTGCTGCTCTCGCGCGCCATCGGGGACGATCTGGCGGCGACGATCACCGACGATCTAGGCGAGTGGTTTGTACGGGCGAGCGAGGGGATTCCGCTGTTTCTGCGCGCGTTGGTGAGTCACTGGATCGAGACGGGCGAGGCCGGCGGTGTCCCGCCGACGCTGCAGGGGGTGATTGAGCAACGGTTGAGTCAGTTGAGCGGCGATGCGCTGCGCGTACTGCAGACGGCGGCGTTGCTGGGGAAGTGGGCGACGTGTGAGCGGGTGGCGCTGGTGTTACAGCAATCCGCGTCAACGACGATTGGGAACATATCGGAACTTGAGAGCAATGGAATGCTTGTATCGACCGTCCACTTTGCCTTGCTTGTCATGAGTTGA
- a CDS encoding MoxR family ATPase, with amino-acid sequence MNAPSDTNDIALLQRLAAARHELKEQIAKRIVGQTHVVDDLVAALLAGGHVVLIGVPGLAKTLLVQTVARALDLTNTRVQFTPDLMPSDITGTELMEEEPGTGKRAFRFAPGPVFGNMVLADEINRAPPKTQAALLQAMQERTVTVAGRTYDLPNPFFVLATQNPIEQEGTYSLPEAQLDRFMFELRMGYPTREEEQLIVTSTTGSTEGVVKPVLGAEELLSMQRLVRRLPAPPSLVEYAVRLARSTRPDNPEATAKVKKYVSWGAGPRASQYLILGAKARAAMDGRAMPDLDDVRQVAHAVLRHRLVVNFQAEADGIPVEDLIELPR; translated from the coding sequence GTGAACGCACCTTCCGACACGAACGACATCGCCCTGCTGCAGCGGCTCGCGGCTGCGCGCCATGAACTCAAGGAACAGATCGCCAAGCGCATCGTTGGACAGACGCACGTTGTCGACGATCTCGTGGCCGCGCTCCTGGCCGGTGGCCATGTGGTGCTGATTGGTGTGCCCGGGCTGGCCAAGACGTTGCTGGTGCAGACCGTGGCGCGTGCGCTCGATCTGACCAATACGCGCGTGCAGTTCACCCCCGACTTGATGCCCAGCGATATCACCGGCACCGAGTTGATGGAAGAAGAGCCGGGCACCGGCAAGCGCGCGTTTCGATTTGCGCCGGGCCCCGTGTTCGGCAACATGGTCCTGGCCGACGAAATCAATCGCGCCCCACCGAAGACGCAGGCCGCACTGTTGCAGGCCATGCAGGAACGTACCGTGACCGTGGCGGGGCGCACGTACGATTTGCCGAATCCGTTCTTCGTGCTGGCCACGCAGAATCCGATCGAACAGGAAGGCACCTACTCGCTGCCGGAAGCGCAGCTGGACCGCTTCATGTTCGAGTTGCGCATGGGCTATCCCACGCGCGAGGAGGAACAACTGATTGTCACCAGTACCACGGGGTCCACGGAAGGCGTGGTGAAGCCGGTGCTGGGTGCGGAAGAGCTGCTGTCGATGCAACGATTGGTGCGACGGTTGCCGGCGCCACCGAGTCTGGTGGAGTACGCGGTACGGCTGGCGCGCAGCACGCGTCCGGACAACCCTGAGGCCACCGCCAAGGTCAAGAAGTACGTGAGCTGGGGCGCGGGGCCACGTGCCTCGCAGTACCTCATTCTGGGCGCCAAGGCGCGCGCGGCGATGGACGGCCGGGCGATGCCCGATCTGGACGACGTGCGGCAAGTGGCGCATGCCGTGCTGCGGCATCGGCTGGTGGTCAACTTCCAGGCTGAGGCGGATGGAATTCCGGTTGAGGACCTGATCGAGTTGCCGCGTTGA
- a CDS encoding AtpZ/AtpI family protein encodes MTEEKQPHKAPSPTRGDPSPWAVAGLGMQFFVALIAFVYAGNWLDARVGTSPVFLFAGVFVGGGGSFYLSYRRLMRTAYPEDKPPTASRDGSVGQ; translated from the coding sequence ATGACAGAGGAAAAGCAGCCCCACAAGGCTCCGTCACCGACCCGTGGTGATCCGTCGCCGTGGGCGGTGGCTGGCCTGGGGATGCAGTTCTTTGTCGCGCTCATCGCATTCGTGTATGCCGGCAACTGGTTGGACGCGCGTGTGGGTACATCGCCCGTCTTTCTGTTCGCCGGCGTGTTTGTGGGTGGTGGAGGATCGTTCTACCTGAGCTATCGGCGACTCATGCGTACCGCGTACCCGGAAGACAAGCCGCCGACCGCATCGCGTGACGGGTCGGTGGGTCAGTGA
- the atpB gene encoding F0F1 ATP synthase subunit A, producing MRRPFRSLNISRVALALATAIALLPLGVDAQGTVPASEPQPPVLVPIESATVTASPLPEAQVESQHAPAAGAAVDFITPHITDSRHLEIPWPNAHLAKEIELPQWPPVHIGGIEIDLSPTKHVVFLLLGATLACLMLIGAANASRRQHNESGHVRGAAGGIEALALYLRNEVVLPNVGHHGEKFVPFAMTLFFFILCCNLLGLIPYGSTATGNISVTATLAIITFFVVELAGIRANGLGYLNTMFYWNKELPIVMRVLLFFVMSPVEMLGKLTKPFALMIRLFANMTAGHIVLLAIIGLIFSFQNWYITGAPVLMATAISMLELFVSFLQAFIFTLLASVFIGQIREAHH from the coding sequence ATGCGCCGTCCGTTTCGCAGTCTGAATATCTCTCGCGTCGCTCTGGCCCTCGCCACCGCGATCGCGTTGCTGCCGTTGGGGGTCGACGCACAGGGCACCGTGCCGGCATCGGAGCCGCAACCGCCGGTGCTGGTGCCGATCGAATCGGCCACCGTCACTGCGTCGCCGCTTCCCGAAGCCCAGGTGGAGTCGCAACACGCGCCGGCAGCCGGGGCAGCGGTCGACTTCATCACGCCGCATATCACCGACAGTCGTCATCTGGAAATTCCCTGGCCGAACGCGCATCTCGCCAAGGAAATCGAGCTGCCGCAATGGCCGCCGGTTCACATTGGCGGTATCGAGATTGATCTGTCGCCCACCAAGCACGTGGTCTTTCTGCTGTTGGGGGCCACGCTGGCGTGTCTGATGCTGATCGGTGCCGCCAACGCCAGCCGTCGCCAGCACAACGAATCCGGGCACGTGCGTGGTGCCGCCGGCGGCATCGAAGCCCTGGCCCTGTACCTGCGCAATGAAGTCGTGCTCCCCAACGTCGGTCATCATGGGGAGAAGTTCGTTCCGTTCGCCATGACGCTGTTCTTCTTCATTCTGTGCTGCAATCTGCTGGGACTCATTCCCTATGGGTCCACGGCCACCGGCAATATCTCGGTCACGGCGACCCTGGCCATCATCACGTTCTTCGTCGTGGAACTGGCGGGTATTCGGGCCAACGGTCTGGGGTACCTGAACACCATGTTCTACTGGAACAAGGAACTCCCCATTGTCATGCGTGTGCTGTTGTTCTTTGTCATGAGCCCGGTGGAAATGCTGGGCAAGCTCACCAAGCCGTTCGCGCTCATGATTCGCTTGTTCGCCAACATGACGGCGGGACATATCGTGCTGCTGGCCATCATCGGCCTGATCTTCAGCTTTCAGAACTGGTACATCACGGGCGCGCCGGTACTCATGGCGACCGCCATCAGCATGCTTGAACTGTTCGTGTCCTTCCTGCAGGCGTTCATCTTCACGCTGCTGGCCAGTGTCTTCATCGGCCAGATTCGCGAAGCGCACCACTAG
- the atpE gene encoding ATP synthase F0 subunit C — MIEVMGLLQAAATGSDPRGLAMIGAGIAAGGAVIGAGIGIGQIGGSAVEGMARQPEAAGKIQTAALILAALVEGAALFGVVIGYQIQGKITF, encoded by the coding sequence ATGATCGAAGTGATGGGTCTTCTGCAGGCCGCTGCGACGGGCTCCGACCCGCGTGGTCTGGCCATGATCGGCGCCGGCATCGCCGCCGGTGGTGCCGTGATCGGCGCCGGTATCGGCATCGGCCAGATCGGCGGTTCCGCGGTTGAAGGCATGGCCCGTCAGCCGGAAGCGGCTGGCAAGATCCAGACGGCAGCGCTCATTCTGGCCGCGCTCGTTGAAGGCGCCGCGCTGTTCGGCGTCGTGATCGGCTACCAGATCCAAGGCAAGATCACGTTCTGA
- the atpF gene encoding F0F1 ATP synthase subunit B: MSLSAAPAFAAEPEGGPVNLLAPNPGLMFWTLIIFVVLMIVLSKYAYKPLFAAVEAREKALEDAIEGAKRDRAEAEQLLAQQRAQLEAARTEAQSIIADSRAMSEKMRSELLAQTKEQQSEMIEQARRAIDGEKVAAIAELRKEAVELAIAGASRVIEKNLDSTGNRQIVESFLSSLDGAKGVR, encoded by the coding sequence TTGAGCCTTTCGGCGGCCCCGGCCTTCGCGGCCGAGCCCGAGGGTGGTCCGGTCAATCTGCTCGCACCCAATCCGGGACTGATGTTCTGGACGCTGATCATCTTCGTGGTCCTGATGATCGTGCTCTCGAAGTACGCCTATAAGCCCCTCTTCGCCGCCGTTGAGGCGCGCGAGAAGGCGCTGGAAGACGCCATCGAAGGCGCGAAGCGTGATCGGGCGGAAGCGGAGCAGTTGCTCGCGCAACAGCGCGCGCAGCTCGAGGCGGCACGCACGGAAGCGCAGAGCATCATCGCCGACAGCCGAGCGATGTCGGAAAAGATGCGCTCCGAGTTGCTGGCGCAGACCAAGGAGCAGCAGTCGGAGATGATCGAGCAGGCGCGCCGGGCCATCGACGGCGAGAAGGTTGCCGCCATCGCCGAACTGCGGAAAGAGGCCGTTGAACTCGCCATTGCCGGCGCCTCGCGCGTGATTGAGAAGAACCTCGACTCGACGGGCAACCGCCAGATCGTCGAAAGCTTCCTGTCGTCACTCGACGGCGCCAAGGGCGTGCGCTGA
- a CDS encoding F0F1 ATP synthase subunit delta has protein sequence MASAAAGSTVARNYADTLLALAGKSGEAAAWGAALRHVANAISEDATLQRFLESPRIPAEHKSGMLTRALGDRVPPLFLRFLEALVHNRRQSLIPAIADEYDTLLDATNGIVHARVTVSRDTSDDERAVIADRLSKAVGRTVVPHLQVDPSILGGIVVRIGDTVMDGSVRRKLALLRRKMGNRG, from the coding sequence ATGGCGTCCGCCGCTGCCGGATCAACGGTCGCGCGCAACTACGCGGACACCCTGCTCGCCTTGGCCGGCAAGTCCGGCGAAGCGGCGGCGTGGGGCGCCGCACTGCGACATGTGGCCAATGCCATCTCGGAGGACGCGACCCTGCAGCGGTTTCTGGAATCGCCGCGCATCCCCGCCGAGCACAAGAGCGGCATGCTCACGCGCGCCCTCGGCGATCGCGTGCCGCCCCTGTTCCTCCGGTTTCTCGAAGCGCTGGTGCACAACCGCCGGCAATCACTCATCCCGGCCATCGCCGACGAGTATGACACGTTGCTGGACGCGACGAACGGCATCGTGCACGCTCGCGTCACCGTCTCGCGGGACACCTCCGACGACGAGCGCGCGGTTATTGCCGATCGGCTCTCCAAAGCGGTCGGTCGCACGGTCGTTCCGCACCTGCAGGTGGACCCATCCATACTCGGCGGCATCGTGGTGCGGATCGGTGACACGGTAATGGATGGATCGGTGCGCCGAAAGCTCGCATTGCTCCGCCGCAAGATGGGAAACCGCGGTTAG
- a CDS encoding cupin domain-containing protein, protein MSGPVEVRHVAKPWGHETIWAHTDRYVGKILHVKAGEKLSIQYHERKDETVYLLSGEMKYWVQLPGDTELRDQRLVAGQSFRITPLTIHAIEAVTDIDVLEASTPELDDVVRIQDRYGREGTSAP, encoded by the coding sequence ATGAGCGGTCCCGTTGAAGTGCGCCACGTGGCCAAGCCCTGGGGACACGAAACCATCTGGGCACACACCGACCGGTATGTCGGCAAGATCCTGCACGTGAAGGCCGGCGAGAAACTGTCCATCCAGTACCATGAGCGAAAGGACGAGACGGTGTATCTCCTCAGCGGCGAAATGAAATATTGGGTGCAACTGCCCGGAGACACCGAGCTGCGCGACCAGCGCCTCGTGGCCGGCCAGTCGTTTCGCATCACGCCGCTCACCATCCATGCCATCGAAGCGGTGACCGATATCGATGTCCTTGAGGCGAGTACACCGGAACTCGATGATGTGGTGCGGATTCAGGATCGATACGGACGGGAAGGCACCAGCGCCCCCTGA
- a CDS encoding NTP transferase domain-containing protein codes for MKVIIPLAGKGTRLRPHTHVVPKPMLKVAGRPVMSYVMDDVQKLGNIEQVVYITGHLKEKVETYARATYDIPSVFIEQKVQDGTAGAVALAKPYVDQPVLIIFVDTIFDADLSITKTIDADGIIWTKEVEDYQRFGVVVTDADGHMTKIVEKPTTPISKRANIGLYYIRNWKLLFEGIDHVLTTAPNKGEWYLTDAFQYMIDHGAKIKVVDVEGWYDAGQLETLLDTNRVMLEKGRARRPKELGEGAHIIEPVYIEDGVTIEHATVGPNVSIGTGSTVRNATVRDAVIGDRTSIIDAQLHDTFLGDHVHVQGVRGTLNVGDHSDIRTTPGA; via the coding sequence ATGAAGGTCATCATTCCCCTTGCCGGGAAGGGCACGCGGCTGCGCCCGCATACCCACGTCGTGCCCAAGCCCATGCTCAAGGTCGCCGGTCGACCGGTCATGAGCTATGTCATGGACGACGTACAGAAGCTCGGCAACATCGAGCAGGTCGTGTACATCACGGGTCACCTCAAGGAGAAAGTCGAAACGTACGCGCGCGCGACGTACGACATTCCCAGTGTCTTCATCGAGCAGAAGGTGCAGGACGGTACCGCCGGCGCGGTGGCGCTTGCCAAGCCGTACGTCGACCAGCCGGTCCTGATCATCTTCGTGGATACCATCTTCGATGCCGATCTGAGCATCACCAAGACCATCGACGCCGACGGCATCATCTGGACGAAGGAAGTCGAAGACTATCAGCGCTTTGGTGTGGTCGTCACCGATGCCGACGGGCACATGACGAAGATCGTGGAAAAACCCACCACGCCCATCTCCAAACGCGCGAATATCGGCCTGTACTACATCCGCAACTGGAAGCTGCTGTTTGAAGGCATCGACCATGTGCTCACCACTGCGCCCAACAAGGGCGAGTGGTATCTCACCGATGCCTTTCAGTACATGATCGACCACGGCGCAAAAATCAAAGTGGTGGACGTGGAAGGCTGGTACGACGCCGGGCAGTTGGAAACGCTGCTGGATACCAATCGGGTGATGCTGGAAAAGGGACGCGCGCGCCGGCCGAAGGAACTGGGCGAAGGTGCCCACATCATCGAGCCTGTGTACATCGAGGACGGCGTCACCATCGAGCATGCCACGGTGGGACCCAACGTGTCCATCGGCACCGGCAGCACGGTGCGAAACGCCACGGTGCGCGATGCGGTCATCGGTGACCGCACCTCCATCATCGACGCGCAATTGCATGACACGTTCCTTGGCGATCATGTCCACGTGCAAGGCGTGCGCGGTACCCTCAATGTGGGTGATCATTCGGACATTCGCACCACACCCGGAGCCTGA
- a CDS encoding Gfo/Idh/MocA family oxidoreductase, translating into MTDRISRRELLTGTAAALAATALTGTPARLLASTDDWRVDLAHPGRPSAGLMLGVPFEKHEMVRIAIVGTGLRGRSTLGELLAIEGVQITALCDVVEDKVRRAAAMVTKAGQKEPALYFNGDRDFERLVQRNDIDFVYTATPWPWHTPVALAAMRAGKHAASEVPIASSVEDCWELVETSEKTRKHCLMMENCCYGNSELSVLRMVRDGVFGTLLHGEAAYLHDLREILFEDRDEGLWRRLPHTKRNANFYPTHGLGPVAQYMGIHRGDRFEYMVSMASGEAGLSEWREQHVPKDSPKWKEKYVAGDMNSSLIKTAKGRTILLQHDVVNARPYSRLNNLQGTKAIFNDYPPRLYIDGAKGGERFTPLADVAKQYEHPLWTAVGELARKNGGHGGMDFVMAYRLVQCLREGLVPDFDVYDATAWSVPFPLSEESLRKGSAPIKFPDFTRGAWATSVAPQGPATK; encoded by the coding sequence ATGACCGACCGCATCTCACGTCGTGAACTCCTCACGGGCACGGCCGCGGCACTCGCGGCCACCGCACTCACCGGTACACCAGCCCGATTGCTGGCATCCACCGATGATTGGCGCGTCGACCTGGCCCATCCCGGTCGTCCGTCGGCCGGCCTGATGCTGGGCGTACCGTTTGAGAAACACGAGATGGTGCGTATCGCCATTGTCGGCACAGGTCTTCGCGGGCGCTCGACGTTGGGTGAACTGCTGGCCATTGAAGGCGTGCAGATCACGGCGCTGTGCGATGTGGTGGAAGACAAGGTGCGCCGGGCGGCGGCGATGGTGACGAAGGCGGGGCAGAAGGAGCCCGCCTTGTACTTCAACGGCGACCGTGACTTCGAGCGGCTCGTGCAGCGCAACGATATCGACTTCGTGTACACGGCGACGCCGTGGCCGTGGCATACCCCGGTGGCGTTGGCCGCCATGCGGGCGGGCAAGCATGCCGCCAGCGAGGTGCCCATCGCGTCCAGCGTGGAAGATTGCTGGGAGCTGGTGGAAACATCGGAGAAGACACGCAAGCATTGCCTGATGATGGAAAACTGCTGCTACGGCAACAGTGAATTGAGCGTGTTGCGCATGGTGCGCGACGGCGTCTTTGGCACCTTGCTCCATGGCGAGGCCGCGTACCTGCACGACTTGCGCGAAATTCTCTTCGAGGATCGCGACGAGGGCCTCTGGCGGCGTCTGCCGCACACCAAACGCAACGCGAATTTCTATCCCACGCACGGACTCGGCCCGGTGGCGCAGTACATGGGGATCCATCGCGGCGACCGCTTCGAGTACATGGTGTCCATGGCCTCGGGCGAAGCGGGACTCAGCGAATGGCGCGAGCAGCACGTGCCGAAGGACAGCCCAAAATGGAAGGAGAAGTACGTCGCCGGCGACATGAACTCCTCGCTCATCAAGACGGCGAAGGGACGCACGATTCTCCTGCAGCACGATGTGGTCAACGCGCGTCCGTACTCGCGCCTCAACAACCTGCAAGGTACCAAGGCCATCTTCAACGACTATCCGCCGCGTTTGTACATCGATGGCGCCAAGGGTGGCGAGCGATTCACACCGCTGGCCGATGTGGCCAAGCAGTACGAACATCCGCTGTGGACGGCGGTGGGTGAGCTGGCGCGCAAGAATGGCGGGCACGGGGGCATGGACTTCGTGATGGCCTATCGATTGGTGCAGTGTCTGCGCGAGGGACTCGTGCCCGATTTCGACGTATACGATGCCACCGCGTGGAGCGTGCCTTTCCCGCTCAGCGAAGAGTCGCTGCGCAAGGGCAGTGCGCCCATCAAGTTCCCGGATTTCACTCGCGGCGCGTGGGCGACATCGGTCGCGCCACAGGGACCTGCCACGAAGTGA
- a CDS encoding NTP transferase domain-containing protein, whose translation MRREDAAARLDASQAAAAASGVKAMIPIADASGAGTARPFLDYVLSALADVGVREVVLVLGPEHDAVRDYYTRVSPPVRVRVRFALQAEPLGTANAVVAAAATIGDEAFLVLNADNFYPREALKHLVDGDSAATIAFDRDALVREGNIDRERVRSFAVLDVSPEGRLLGIVEKPGEQLDLDSPAARWVGMNCWAVTPALVDACRRVAKSARGEFELPEAVALAIREGVAVHAQRLALPVLDLSHRADIPAVVATLGALAPRP comes from the coding sequence ATGCGGCGCGAGGATGCGGCTGCCCGCCTCGATGCATCGCAGGCTGCGGCTGCAGCCAGCGGCGTCAAGGCCATGATCCCCATCGCCGATGCGTCGGGTGCAGGCACCGCGCGTCCGTTCCTGGACTACGTGCTGTCGGCACTGGCGGACGTTGGTGTGCGTGAGGTCGTGCTGGTGCTTGGCCCGGAGCACGATGCGGTCCGGGACTACTACACGCGCGTTTCGCCGCCTGTGCGTGTGCGGGTGCGCTTTGCCCTGCAGGCGGAACCACTGGGCACGGCCAACGCCGTGGTGGCGGCGGCAGCGACGATTGGCGACGAGGCGTTTCTGGTGCTCAACGCCGACAACTTCTATCCGCGCGAAGCACTCAAACACTTGGTCGATGGAGACTCGGCCGCCACCATCGCCTTTGATCGTGATGCGTTGGTGCGTGAGGGCAACATCGACCGGGAACGCGTGCGCTCGTTTGCCGTGCTCGACGTGTCGCCCGAAGGACGATTGCTCGGAATCGTCGAGAAGCCGGGTGAGCAACTCGATCTCGATTCGCCGGCCGCGCGATGGGTCGGCATGAACTGCTGGGCAGTAACACCGGCGCTGGTCGACGCCTGTCGCCGCGTGGCGAAATCAGCCCGCGGGGAATTCGAATTGCCTGAGGCCGTCGCGCTGGCGATTCGCGAAGGCGTGGCGGTGCATGCCCAACGGCTCGCCCTGCCGGTTCTGGATCTCTCGCACCGCGCCGATATCCCGGCCGTCGTCGCCACGCTTGGTGCACTGGCGCCGCGGCCGTGA